One Sphingomonas sp. SUN039 genomic window carries:
- a CDS encoding DUF3108 domain-containing protein gives MSFAALPRMRGRVEYIARANGEVWGFEDWSITRGADGLRVFSAHCEMSFGKDEVVRDNTLSVHPDFHPHDAYVRIMNKGSVTGTGWFRFTDTEAECESWSVDYGRISQRCPISRPTRGFGVHAVQGDGWLAATFPYDKGPGHTQFFGRNLIHSLHHFGATGPFIHTSGSGLRYVGDETVTVKAGTFDCFRVAFVGLTNDHPAYDMWLTRDGEFIYVKGEVEGYMDSTFELASLERNA, from the coding sequence GTGAGTTTCGCCGCACTGCCGAGGATGCGCGGGCGGGTCGAGTATATCGCCCGCGCCAACGGCGAAGTCTGGGGGTTCGAGGACTGGTCGATCACGCGCGGCGCCGACGGTCTCCGCGTGTTTTCGGCGCATTGCGAGATGAGTTTCGGCAAGGACGAAGTGGTCCGCGATAACACCCTGTCGGTGCACCCCGATTTCCACCCGCACGACGCCTACGTCCGCATCATGAACAAGGGCAGCGTCACCGGCACCGGCTGGTTCCGCTTCACCGATACCGAGGCCGAATGCGAAAGCTGGAGCGTGGATTACGGGCGGATCAGCCAGCGCTGCCCGATTTCACGCCCGACGCGCGGTTTCGGCGTCCATGCGGTGCAGGGCGACGGCTGGCTGGCGGCGACATTTCCCTATGACAAGGGACCGGGCCACACCCAGTTCTTCGGGCGCAACCTTATCCATTCGCTCCACCATTTCGGCGCGACGGGACCGTTCATCCACACCAGTGGCAGCGGATTGCGCTATGTCGGCGACGAGACGGTGACGGTGAAGGCAGGCACCTTCGACTGCTTCCGTGTTGCGTTCGTCGGCTTGACCAACGATCATCCCGCCTATGACATGTGGCTGACCCGCGACGGCGAGTTCATTTACGTGAAGGGCGAAGTGGAGGGTTATATGGACTCGACATTCGAACTGGCGTCGCTGGAGCGCAACGCTTGA
- a CDS encoding TonB-dependent receptor, whose translation MLGTSLKSGVAFIALLAAAPLFAQTPADESEGVTDIVVTAQRRAEKLQDVPISISAFSSDQLRAQGVSSALEIGQFVPNLVAQNNTGLGSANAYYLRGLGNTETIPTFDPPVGTYIDDVFMSRQNANNLNLFDVERVEVLRGPQGTLFGRNTTGGAINVILREPGKEYGGYVEAGFGRYNKMLVRASVDVPLAPTFSVKISGYAQKDDGYVKNVTTGETLNDDTGWGARIGLRGELSPDITWNASYAHIAANGENILNFACNPVVPTQCNGRYATTGLRIGQNGSQFAGLAVPIQGRKANFQLGNFTDTDLVTSKLDWNIGKATLTAITGFVYQSQRYALDFYDGRSGPTLTQPFPAVLGFPRGGFTIINDGKSDQFSQEVKVTGTLGDKLIDYVAGVYYIKENVKTDFADVFANTLTLGDRVLKNTTEAIAGYVQADVNLGMLKLTAGIRYTDEIKTISFSDNRPACAVAVPATTCLFDQNFFVPANGVTVLTNQPIPLRQQAKVWTPRVAINLKPTDDILLFVSATKGFKSGGWNARGYTPSGVLPFGPEKVWSYEAGIKAELFDRKLRANISVYRMDVTDLQTLSGIVNPTTGAISFVTRNFADYRNTGVEAEFTLVPMRGLNLFANFGYSNDKYLLQANAPAFDQYGIQSVAGQLAACQAALAAGKVAGGPNVPATQPSIAACAAGIVTAQGTLASPVRTPDWTIALGGNYRAELGNGMSLVPSIAASYRSDQQVATSNLTIYTGGITGTNGTFTYNPNSGTPVIGSFSKAAWLVNAGLALNGMDDRWQLSVQCTNCFDKAYVQSALVNTTYLNPPMSWQIRARYNFR comes from the coding sequence ATGCTGGGGACTTCACTGAAATCCGGAGTTGCGTTCATCGCGCTTTTGGCCGCTGCGCCGCTCTTTGCCCAAACACCTGCTGACGAGAGCGAGGGCGTCACCGACATCGTCGTCACCGCGCAGCGCCGCGCGGAGAAACTGCAGGACGTGCCGATTTCGATCTCGGCATTTTCGTCGGACCAGCTCCGCGCACAGGGCGTGTCGAGCGCGCTCGAAATCGGACAGTTCGTGCCCAATCTAGTTGCCCAGAACAACACCGGCCTGGGTTCGGCCAATGCCTATTATCTGCGCGGTCTAGGCAATACCGAAACCATCCCGACCTTCGATCCGCCGGTCGGCACCTATATCGACGATGTGTTCATGTCGCGGCAGAACGCCAACAATTTGAACCTGTTCGACGTCGAACGCGTCGAAGTGCTGCGCGGGCCGCAGGGTACCTTGTTCGGACGCAACACCACGGGCGGCGCGATCAACGTCATCCTGCGCGAGCCCGGCAAGGAATATGGCGGCTATGTCGAGGCGGGCTTCGGGCGCTATAACAAGATGCTGGTCCGGGCCTCGGTCGATGTGCCGCTCGCGCCGACATTCTCGGTCAAGATCAGCGGTTACGCGCAGAAGGACGACGGGTACGTCAAGAATGTGACGACCGGCGAGACGCTGAACGACGATACCGGCTGGGGCGCGCGGATCGGGCTGCGCGGCGAACTCAGCCCCGATATCACATGGAATGCGAGCTACGCCCATATCGCCGCCAATGGCGAGAATATCTTGAACTTCGCCTGCAATCCCGTCGTACCGACGCAGTGCAATGGCCGTTACGCGACGACGGGCCTCAGGATCGGACAGAACGGCTCGCAATTTGCGGGGCTGGCGGTACCGATCCAGGGACGCAAGGCCAATTTCCAGCTCGGCAATTTCACCGATACCGACCTCGTCACGTCGAAGCTCGACTGGAACATCGGCAAGGCGACGCTGACCGCGATCACCGGTTTCGTCTACCAATCGCAGCGTTACGCGCTCGATTTCTACGACGGGCGCTCGGGGCCGACGCTGACCCAGCCGTTCCCGGCGGTACTCGGTTTCCCGCGCGGCGGTTTCACGATCATCAACGACGGCAAGTCGGACCAGTTCAGCCAGGAGGTCAAGGTCACCGGAACGCTGGGCGACAAGCTGATCGATTATGTGGCGGGGGTCTATTACATCAAGGAGAATGTGAAGACCGACTTCGCCGATGTCTTCGCCAACACGCTGACGCTCGGCGACCGCGTTCTCAAGAACACGACCGAGGCGATTGCGGGCTATGTCCAGGCCGACGTCAATCTGGGAATGCTCAAGCTGACCGCCGGCATCCGCTACACCGACGAGATCAAGACGATCAGTTTCAGCGACAACCGCCCGGCCTGTGCGGTCGCGGTCCCGGCGACAACGTGTTTGTTCGACCAGAATTTCTTCGTGCCCGCCAATGGCGTGACGGTGCTGACCAACCAGCCGATCCCGCTGCGCCAGCAGGCAAAGGTCTGGACGCCGCGTGTGGCGATCAACCTGAAGCCGACCGACGACATCCTGCTGTTCGTCTCGGCGACCAAGGGCTTCAAATCGGGCGGCTGGAACGCGCGCGGCTATACGCCGTCGGGGGTCTTGCCGTTCGGGCCGGAAAAAGTCTGGAGCTATGAAGCGGGCATCAAGGCGGAGCTGTTCGACCGCAAACTGCGCGCCAATATCAGCGTGTACCGCATGGACGTCACCGACCTGCAAACGCTGTCGGGCATCGTCAATCCGACGACGGGCGCGATCAGTTTCGTCACCCGCAACTTCGCCGATTACCGCAACACCGGCGTCGAGGCGGAATTCACGCTGGTGCCGATGCGCGGGCTGAACCTGTTTGCCAATTTCGGTTATTCGAACGACAAATATCTGTTGCAGGCGAACGCGCCTGCATTCGACCAGTACGGCATCCAGTCGGTCGCGGGGCAGCTCGCCGCGTGTCAGGCGGCGCTGGCGGCGGGCAAGGTCGCGGGCGGGCCGAACGTCCCCGCGACGCAGCCGTCGATTGCGGCGTGCGCGGCGGGCATCGTCACCGCGCAGGGAACGCTGGCCTCGCCGGTCCGTACCCCCGACTGGACGATTGCACTGGGCGGCAATTACCGCGCCGAACTCGGCAACGGCATGTCGCTGGTGCCCTCGATTGCGGCGAGCTATCGCTCCGACCAGCAGGTCGCGACGTCGAACCTGACGATCTATACCGGCGGCATTACCGGCACCAACGGCACCTTTACCTACAATCCGAACAGCGGCACGCCGGTGATCGGATCGTTCAGCAAGGCGGCATGGCTGGTCAATGCAGGGCTGGCGCTCAACGGCATGGACGACCGCTGGCAGCTGTCGGTGCAATGCACCAACTGCTTCGACAAGGCCTATGTCCAGTCGGCGCTGGTCAACACCACCTACCTCAATCCGCCAATGTCGTGGCAAATCCGCGCGCGGTATAATTTCCGGTGA
- a CDS encoding CoA ester lyase, producing the protein MKPYQSLLFVPGSRPERFGKALASGADLVTIDLEDAVGPADKDAARDAALAAMAPANLGIRINGVRTRQGLADLVAIAAAGTAPPFVMIPMVEAVAEIEIVHAVLPAVALLPLIETVKGLRNADAIAASPGIGGVMLGGADFAGELGVAMSWDALYAARAHIAMACASAKVPSIDVPYLDLDNLDGLADDVARVRDMGFTAKSVVHPKHIEVVHRVMRPTAEQIAEAHDAEAVYAAAGESAVRWNGKMLEAPVMARYRRILALQGVGNA; encoded by the coding sequence TTGAAACCCTATCAATCCCTGTTGTTCGTCCCCGGCAGTCGCCCCGAGCGTTTCGGGAAAGCGCTGGCGTCGGGTGCCGACCTTGTGACCATCGACCTCGAGGACGCGGTCGGCCCTGCTGACAAGGACGCAGCGCGGGACGCTGCGCTTGCAGCAATGGCACCGGCCAATCTCGGCATTCGCATAAACGGTGTTCGCACCCGGCAAGGGCTGGCCGATCTGGTCGCGATTGCCGCTGCCGGGACCGCGCCGCCCTTCGTCATGATCCCGATGGTCGAGGCGGTTGCCGAGATCGAGATCGTCCATGCCGTGCTGCCCGCAGTTGCGCTGCTCCCGCTGATCGAAACGGTTAAAGGACTTCGCAACGCCGACGCCATTGCGGCGTCGCCCGGCATTGGCGGGGTCATGCTCGGCGGCGCGGACTTTGCGGGCGAACTCGGCGTCGCGATGTCGTGGGACGCGCTCTACGCGGCGCGCGCGCATATCGCGATGGCCTGTGCCTCGGCCAAAGTGCCGTCGATCGACGTGCCGTATCTCGATCTCGACAATCTCGACGGCCTTGCCGACGACGTCGCGCGCGTCCGCGACATGGGGTTCACGGCAAAATCGGTGGTCCACCCCAAACATATCGAGGTCGTGCACCGCGTAATGCGTCCGACTGCCGAACAGATCGCCGAAGCGCATGACGCCGAGGCCGTGTATGCGGCGGCGGGCGAAAGCGCGGTGCGCTGGAACGGCAAGATGCTCGAGGCGCCGGTGATGGCGCGCTACCGCAGAATATTGGCACTACAGGGAGTGGGTAATGCGTGA
- a CDS encoding MaoC family dehydratase — translation MRDGVKEVAPGRFREVQGRYFEEFEVGHVYEHRPGRTITDADNVWFTLLTMNTHPAHFDYEFSKKTEFGKPLVVSPFTIALMTGMSVSDTSGKAIANLGWDEVRMTHPLFVGDTLYAESEVLDKRESKSRPDQGIVTFKTIGKNQDGKVVSTYKRTVLVWKRGHGPADD, via the coding sequence ATGCGTGACGGTGTCAAGGAAGTTGCCCCCGGGCGGTTCCGCGAGGTGCAGGGGCGCTATTTCGAGGAATTCGAAGTCGGCCATGTCTACGAACATCGCCCAGGCCGGACGATCACCGACGCCGATAACGTTTGGTTCACGCTGCTGACGATGAACACGCATCCGGCGCATTTCGACTATGAATTCTCGAAGAAAACCGAGTTCGGCAAGCCGCTCGTCGTCAGCCCGTTTACCATCGCGCTGATGACGGGGATGAGCGTTTCGGACACCAGCGGAAAAGCCATCGCCAATCTCGGCTGGGACGAAGTGCGGATGACGCACCCGCTGTTCGTCGGCGACACGCTCTATGCCGAGAGCGAAGTGCTCGACAAGCGCGAGAGCAAGAGCCGCCCCGACCAGGGGATCGTGACGTTCAAAACCATCGGCAAGAATCAGGACGGCAAGGTTGTGAGCACCTACAAGCGCACCGTGCTGGTGTGGAAGCGTGGCCACGGACCGGCTGACGACTAA
- a CDS encoding acyl-CoA dehydrogenase family protein, which yields MATALALDTSRPAMDPDEEAAFLDAIDKWVQKEVRPVVMKHDHEDIWPAELVAQMAEMGLFGATIGQEYGGLGLPAVTYAKIVAHIASYWMAITGIFNSHLIMACAVERFGTPAQKMKWLPKFASGEIRGGLALTEPNAGTDLQAIRTTAVRDGDEYVINGTKTWISNGINGSCFALLVKTDPKADPRYKGMSMMIAPKGPGFTTGKKFDKLGYHAIDSAELIFEDYRIPADNLIGGVEGQGFFQATGGLELGRINVAARGVGLAEGALRLATEYAQMRQTMGKPIAEHQAIQLYLGEMVTRARAARLLTFDAAEAYDRGERCDMQAGMAKYFASEAAVDNSQTAMRIFGGYSYSKEYEIERFYRDSMLMCIGEGTNEMQRMIVAKQWLKEHRI from the coding sequence GTGGCCACCGCTCTCGCTCTCGATACTTCGCGCCCTGCCATGGACCCCGACGAGGAAGCCGCCTTCCTCGATGCCATCGATAAATGGGTGCAAAAGGAAGTCCGCCCGGTCGTGATGAAGCACGATCACGAGGATATCTGGCCGGCGGAACTCGTCGCGCAAATGGCCGAAATGGGCCTGTTCGGCGCGACCATCGGCCAGGAATATGGCGGGCTCGGGTTGCCGGCGGTCACCTATGCGAAGATCGTCGCGCATATCGCGTCCTACTGGATGGCGATCACCGGCATCTTCAATTCGCACCTGATCATGGCGTGTGCGGTCGAACGCTTCGGGACGCCCGCGCAGAAGATGAAATGGCTGCCGAAGTTTGCCAGCGGCGAAATTCGCGGTGGCCTCGCATTGACCGAACCGAATGCGGGGACCGACCTGCAAGCGATCCGCACCACCGCTGTGCGTGACGGCGACGAGTATGTCATCAACGGCACCAAGACGTGGATATCGAACGGCATCAACGGCAGCTGCTTTGCGCTGCTGGTCAAGACCGATCCCAAGGCCGACCCGCGCTACAAGGGCATGTCGATGATGATCGCGCCCAAGGGGCCAGGATTCACGACGGGCAAGAAGTTCGACAAGCTCGGCTATCACGCGATCGACAGCGCCGAGTTGATCTTCGAGGACTACCGCATCCCTGCCGACAACCTCATCGGCGGCGTCGAGGGGCAGGGTTTCTTCCAGGCGACCGGCGGCCTCGAACTCGGCCGTATCAACGTCGCGGCGCGCGGCGTCGGGCTGGCCGAAGGGGCGCTGCGCCTCGCCACAGAATACGCCCAGATGCGCCAGACGATGGGCAAACCGATTGCCGAGCATCAGGCGATCCAGCTGTATCTGGGCGAAATGGTGACCCGCGCCCGCGCCGCGCGGCTGCTGACTTTCGACGCGGCGGAGGCGTACGATCGCGGCGAACGCTGCGACATGCAGGCGGGCATGGCGAAGTATTTCGCGAGCGAAGCGGCGGTCGACAACAGCCAGACCGCGATGCGGATCTTCGGCGGCTATTCCTATTCGAAAGAATACGAAATCGAACGTTTTTACCGCGACTCGATGCTGATGTGCATCGGCGAGGGCACGAACGAAATGCAACGCATGATCGTCGCCAAGCAGTGGCTGAAGGAGCACCGGATTTGA
- a CDS encoding endonuclease domain-containing protein produces MFKTLSAVRRGRRSEAKPGEEQPAPSTLVGRARLMRREPTEAEDKLWQYLRASRLDGWKFRNQHPKPPFIADFVCIAAKLIVEVDGSQHGETINYDFRRTRRFERDGFRVLRFWNNEVLFSIYAVVEAIRAELALPLPTATRSPSPQSGEGSILSTSRRGRRAAPGVER; encoded by the coding sequence ATGTTCAAAACCCTCTCCGCTGTGCGGAGAGGGCGGCGAAGCGAAGCGAAGCCGGGAGAGGAACAGCCTGCGCCCTCCACGCTGGTCGGTCGCGCGCGCCTGATGCGACGGGAACCGACTGAGGCCGAAGACAAATTATGGCAGTATCTGCGGGCCAGCCGTCTCGACGGGTGGAAATTCCGGAATCAACATCCCAAACCGCCATTTATTGCCGACTTCGTCTGCATCGCCGCCAAGCTGATCGTCGAGGTCGACGGCAGCCAGCATGGCGAAACCATAAATTACGATTTTCGCCGAACGCGCCGCTTTGAACGTGATGGATTTCGGGTGCTGCGCTTCTGGAACAATGAGGTGCTGTTCAGCATCTATGCGGTGGTGGAGGCCATTCGCGCCGAACTGGCACTGCCTCTCCCGACCGCTACGCGGTCGCCCTCTCCACAAAGTGGAGAGGGTTCAATCCTCTCCACTTCGCGGAGAGGACGGCGCGCAGCGCCAGGAGTGGAACGATGA
- a CDS encoding CaiB/BaiF CoA-transferase family protein: protein MTLPLAGTRILSSEQYGAGPYGTMFLAQLGAEVIKIEPPKGGDSARATGPYFLGDDDSLFYQTFNLNKRSLTLDTRSAAGKAVLHRLVATADAVTNNARGDLPAKLGLDYAALGQINPKVVCVHASAYGRTGPRASWPGYDYLMQAEAGFMSVTGEPDAPPTRFGLSMVDFITGTMLATATLSGLIEARATGKGRDFDVALLDAALHQTSYPALWYLNESHVVGRAPRSAHPSVTPSQTFRTADGWVFVMAQMGKFWTLLVDALGVAHLATDPRFATMEARFDHRAELTTILDGVFLQHPTAHWEAVLGGKVPVAPVYDLKQALDNPRMIDMIDTVDHPQGPLRVLSNPIKVGGERLPNRASPKLGADTDTVLDEAGFTRAEIAELRASGTI, encoded by the coding sequence ATGACCCTCCCCCTCGCAGGCACCCGCATCCTGTCATCCGAACAGTACGGCGCAGGCCCATATGGCACGATGTTCCTCGCGCAATTGGGGGCAGAGGTCATCAAGATCGAGCCACCCAAAGGCGGCGACAGCGCGCGGGCGACGGGGCCGTATTTCCTCGGCGACGATGACAGCCTGTTCTACCAGACGTTCAACCTCAACAAGCGCTCGCTGACCCTCGACACGCGCAGCGCTGCAGGCAAAGCGGTGCTGCACCGGCTGGTCGCCACCGCAGATGCGGTCACCAACAACGCGCGCGGCGATCTGCCTGCCAAGCTCGGGCTGGATTATGCCGCATTGGGCCAGATCAATCCGAAAGTCGTGTGCGTCCACGCCAGCGCTTATGGCCGCACCGGCCCGCGCGCGTCCTGGCCGGGCTATGACTACCTGATGCAGGCCGAGGCCGGGTTCATGTCGGTGACCGGCGAACCCGATGCGCCGCCGACGCGGTTCGGCCTGTCGATGGTCGATTTCATTACCGGCACCATGCTGGCGACCGCGACGCTCAGCGGGCTGATCGAGGCGCGCGCCACCGGCAAGGGCCGCGATTTCGATGTGGCGCTGCTCGATGCGGCGCTTCACCAGACCAGCTATCCCGCGCTCTGGTATCTCAACGAAAGCCATGTCGTCGGCCGCGCCCCGCGTTCGGCGCACCCGAGCGTCACCCCCAGCCAGACGTTCCGCACGGCCGACGGCTGGGTGTTCGTGATGGCGCAGATGGGCAAGTTCTGGACCCTGCTCGTCGATGCGCTGGGTGTCGCGCATCTGGCGACCGACCCGCGTTTCGCGACGATGGAGGCGCGTTTCGACCACCGCGCCGAACTGACGACGATCCTCGACGGCGTGTTCCTGCAGCATCCGACCGCGCATTGGGAGGCAGTGCTGGGCGGCAAGGTGCCGGTCGCGCCGGTCTATGACCTGAAACAGGCGCTCGACAATCCGCGCATGATCGACATGATCGACACGGTCGATCACCCGCAGGGGCCGCTGCGCGTGCTGTCCAACCCGATCAAGGTGGGTGGCGAACGCCTGCCGAACCGTGCCTCGCCCAAGCTGGGCGCGGATACCGATACGGTGCTCGACGAGGCCGGATTCACGCGCGCCGAAATTGCGGAATTGCGCGCCAGCGGAACGATCTGA
- a CDS encoding CaiB/BaiF CoA-transferase family protein: protein MGKLSGIRVVDLSLFLPGPMLTMMMADQGAEVVKVEPLAGDPARDQAPFEGDQSVWFRNLNRGKSCRRLDLKSDAGRDALWALIDTADVFVEGFRPGVMARLGFDYAAVSARNAAIVYCSISAFGQSGALAHHPAHDMAAQAMAGFLSVNDGPDGTPVVPGVPSADLAAGLTGLSAVLMALIGREKTGRGDYIDCAMFDSLLPWCAHIAGNAIAGGDAPRSTSQRSLGGAAFYQVYATSDARHIVLGGREEKFVGNLLTALDRPDLIAMGSAPAGEQGPLIDFLRATFATRTRDEWVTWFADKDVAFAPVLDFREALDAPHIAERGLLVEADGGHMIGPAIRFADG from the coding sequence ATGGGCAAACTCTCCGGCATCCGGGTCGTCGACTTGTCGCTGTTCCTGCCGGGGCCGATGCTGACGATGATGATGGCCGACCAGGGGGCCGAAGTCGTCAAGGTCGAGCCGCTGGCGGGCGATCCCGCGCGCGATCAGGCGCCGTTCGAGGGCGACCAGTCGGTTTGGTTCCGCAACCTCAATCGCGGCAAGAGCTGCCGTCGCCTCGACCTGAAATCGGACGCGGGGCGCGACGCGCTCTGGGCGTTGATCGACACGGCGGACGTGTTTGTCGAGGGGTTCCGCCCCGGCGTCATGGCGCGGCTCGGCTTCGATTATGCGGCGGTTTCGGCGCGCAATGCGGCAATCGTCTATTGCAGCATTTCTGCGTTCGGCCAGAGCGGCGCGCTGGCACATCACCCCGCGCACGACATGGCGGCGCAGGCGATGGCGGGGTTTCTGTCGGTCAACGACGGGCCGGATGGCACGCCGGTCGTCCCCGGCGTCCCCAGCGCCGATCTGGCGGCGGGACTGACCGGCCTGTCCGCCGTGTTGATGGCACTGATCGGGCGCGAAAAGACCGGGCGCGGAGACTATATCGACTGCGCGATGTTCGACAGCCTGTTGCCATGGTGCGCGCATATCGCGGGCAACGCGATTGCGGGCGGCGATGCACCGCGTTCGACCAGCCAGCGTTCGCTCGGGGGCGCGGCGTTTTATCAAGTCTACGCAACGTCCGACGCGCGGCACATCGTGCTCGGCGGGCGCGAGGAAAAGTTCGTCGGCAATCTGCTGACCGCGCTCGACCGTCCGGACCTGATCGCCATGGGCAGCGCCCCGGCAGGCGAACAAGGCCCGCTGATCGACTTCCTCCGCGCCACCTTCGCCACCCGCACCCGCGACGAATGGGTGACGTGGTTCGCCGACAAGGACGTCGCTTTCGCGCCCGTCCTCGACTTCCGCGAAGCGCTCGACGCGCCGCACATCGCCGAACGCGGGCTGTTGGTCGAAGCAGACGGCGGGCACATGATCGGGCCTGCGATCCGGTTCGCCGATGGCTGA
- a CDS encoding GntR family transcriptional regulator, with translation MPNRAKRKPRYLELADELRAEVLAGAFPDGFPTESTLCARFGVSRFTVREALRTLSGEGLIERKRGSGTVIQPPSARGGALHQPLSNVGELLQYARDSRYEFERLPTGGLPRAYAEQLGMVAGGRWFRFRGVRLPAGGGDAIALTEAFLHRDLEDVVDAIRPNAGETIFRQVEQLAGVKVARVTQDIQACAATGDLALALGIARRSPCLRILRCYLDEQGRVFEISASHHPGDRFAYAMHIEVDG, from the coding sequence GTGCCCAACAGAGCGAAGCGGAAGCCCCGCTATCTGGAGCTTGCCGACGAACTGCGCGCCGAGGTATTGGCGGGGGCGTTTCCCGACGGATTTCCGACCGAAAGTACGTTGTGCGCGCGTTTCGGTGTTTCGCGCTTTACTGTGCGCGAGGCGCTGCGGACGCTGTCGGGCGAAGGCCTGATCGAGCGCAAGCGCGGGTCGGGCACAGTGATCCAGCCGCCGAGTGCGCGCGGCGGGGCGCTGCACCAGCCGCTGTCGAACGTCGGCGAGTTGCTCCAATACGCGCGAGACAGCCGCTATGAATTCGAACGCCTGCCGACCGGCGGCCTGCCGCGCGCCTATGCCGAACAGCTCGGCATGGTCGCGGGCGGGCGCTGGTTCCGTTTTCGCGGCGTCCGTCTGCCCGCCGGCGGCGGCGATGCCATCGCGCTGACCGAGGCGTTCCTCCACCGCGATCTGGAAGACGTCGTCGATGCGATCCGGCCCAACGCGGGCGAGACGATCTTCCGACAGGTCGAACAGCTCGCGGGCGTCAAGGTCGCGCGGGTGACGCAGGATATCCAGGCGTGCGCGGCGACCGGCGACCTTGCGCTGGCGCTGGGCATCGCGCGCCGCAGCCCGTGCCTGCGCATCCTGCGCTGCTACCTCGACGAACAGGGGCGCGTGTTCGAGATTTCGGCGAGCCATCACCCGGGCGACCGCTTTGCCTATGCCATGCATATCGAGGTGGACGGGTAG
- a CDS encoding MmgE/PrpD family protein produces the protein MTAEPLIAQLARHLQRPVPANVRTKARLHLLDWLACVAGARGSMLGRREMLGEPLRMWQPPFLGNVLEMDDVHRSALLHPGPVIWPSAFMFRFVEKDLIVLLDAAARGYEAMVAVGATFDAYHYAHWHPTATAGVFGSAATCASAAGLDEAETGWALANAGSVSGGLWHLRHDDVRSKQWHSHHAMRTGVDATWAAIDQVSGPLAILEGPQGLYAATCREPKPMVLGPGWRIEEMSFKPWAACRHAHPAIDCALELRAAGKLSAPYTLDTYADALTFCDKPYPTTETDAKFSLQHAIAVIADGRNATPADFTPEAIAALAPLRAQVTVAEAPEITARYPAHFGARLNGFELVDTRGDPERPVGEADIIAKMHMLAEWGGLPPSEADRAADLALRGDDAGAIVAMLEEWLS, from the coding sequence ATGACCGCAGAACCGCTTATCGCGCAGCTTGCCCGCCATTTGCAACGCCCGGTGCCTGCGAATGTCCGGACAAAGGCGCGGCTGCATTTGCTCGACTGGCTGGCGTGTGTGGCGGGCGCGCGGGGTTCGATGCTCGGACGGCGGGAAATGCTCGGCGAGCCGCTTCGGATGTGGCAGCCACCATTTCTGGGAAATGTCCTGGAAATGGACGATGTCCACCGGAGCGCTTTGCTTCATCCCGGACCGGTCATATGGCCGAGCGCCTTCATGTTCCGGTTCGTTGAGAAAGATTTGATCGTGCTGCTCGACGCTGCGGCGCGCGGTTACGAAGCAATGGTTGCTGTCGGCGCGACTTTCGACGCCTATCACTACGCGCATTGGCACCCTACGGCTACCGCCGGCGTGTTCGGTAGCGCAGCCACTTGCGCCTCCGCAGCGGGGCTGGACGAAGCCGAAACTGGCTGGGCATTGGCAAACGCGGGGTCGGTGAGTGGGGGGCTGTGGCACTTGCGCCACGACGACGTGCGCTCAAAACAGTGGCATTCGCATCATGCGATGCGAACAGGTGTTGATGCGACTTGGGCGGCTATCGACCAAGTTTCGGGTCCACTTGCAATTCTCGAAGGGCCGCAAGGCCTTTACGCCGCCACTTGTCGCGAGCCCAAACCCATGGTCCTCGGCCCCGGCTGGCGGATCGAGGAGATGAGCTTCAAGCCCTGGGCCGCGTGCCGCCACGCACACCCCGCCATCGACTGCGCGCTCGAATTGCGCGCGGCGGGCAAGCTGTCCGCGCCCTACACGCTCGACACCTATGCCGACGCGCTGACCTTTTGCGACAAGCCGTACCCGACGACCGAGACCGACGCGAAATTCTCGCTCCAGCACGCCATCGCGGTGATCGCCGACGGTCGCAATGCGACTCCCGCTGATTTCACGCCCGAAGCGATTGCGGCGCTCGCCCCGTTGCGCGCGCAAGTGACCGTCGCCGAAGCCCCCGAAATCACCGCACGCTACCCCGCGCATTTTGGGGCTCGGCTGAACGGCTTCGAGCTGGTTGACACACGGGGAGACCCCGAACGCCCCGTCGGCGAGGCCGACATTATCGCCAAGATGCACATGCTCGCCGAATGGGGCGGCCTGCCCCCCAGCGAAGCCGACCGCGCCGCCGACCTCGCGCTGCGCGGGGACGATGCCGGGGCGATTGTGGCGATGCTCGAGGAGTGGCTGTCGTGA